From the Panthera leo isolate Ple1 chromosome C1, P.leo_Ple1_pat1.1, whole genome shotgun sequence genome, one window contains:
- the PLPPR4 gene encoding 2-lysophosphatidate phosphatase PLPPR4 isoform X3 — MSLIMVGEGILYCCLSKRRNGVGLEPNINAGGCNFNSFLRRAVRFVGVHVFGLCSTALITDIIQLSTGYQAPYFLTVCKPNYTSLNVSCKENSYIVEDICSGSDLTVINSGRKSFPSQHATLAAFAAVYVSMYFNSTLTDSSKLLKPLLVFTFIICGIICGLTRITQYKNHPVDVYCGFLIGGGIALYLGLYAVGNFLPSEESMFQHREALRSLTDLNQDPSRVLSAKNGSSSDGIAHTEGILNRNHRDASSLTNLKRANADVEIITPRSPMGKENMVTFSNTLPRANTPSVEDPVRRNATIHASMDSARSKQLLTQWKNKNESRKLSLQVIETEPGQSPPRSIEMRSSSEPSRVGVNGDHHPPSNQYLKIQPGTVPGCNNSMPGGPRVSIQSRPGSSQLVHIPEETQENISTSPKSSSARAKWLKAAEKTVACNRSNSQPRIMQVIAMSKQQGVLQSSPKNTEGSTVSCTGSIRYKTLTDHEPSGIVRVEAHPENNRPIIQIPSTEGEGSGSWKWKAPEKGSLRQTYELNDLNRDSESCESLKDSFGSGDRKRSNIDNNEHHHHGITTIRVTPVEGSEIGSETLSVSSSRDSTLRRKGNIILIPERSNSPENTRNIFYKGTSPTRAYKD; from the exons ATTATGGTAGGGGAAGGAATTCTCTACTGTTGCCTGtccaaaagaagaaatggggtTGGACTGGAGCCCAACATTAATGCCGGAGGCTGCAACTTCAACTCCTTCCTTAGAAGAGCCGTCAGATTTGTTG GCGTTCATGTGTTTGGACTGTGCTCTACAGCTCTCATTACAGATATCATACAGCTCTCCACAGGCTATCAGGCGCCATACTTTCTAACCGTGTGCAAGCCAAACTACACCTCCCTGAATGTGTCTTGCAAAGAAAATTCCTACATTGTGGAAGATATTTGCTCAGGATCTGACCTTACAGTGATCAACAGTGGCAG AAAATCATTCCCTTCTCAACATGCGACCCTCGCTGCCTTTGCTGCTGTGTACGTTTCG atgtACTTCAATTCCACATTAACGGATTCCTCTAAGCTTCTGAAACCTCTCTTGGTCTTCACATTTATCATCTGTGGGATCATCTGTGGGCTAACACGGATAACTCAGTATAAGAACCACCCAGTTGATGTCTATTGTGGCTTTTTAATAGGAGGAGGAATTGCTCTGTACTTg GGCCTGTATGCTGTGGGAAATTTTCTGCCTAGCGAAGAGAGTATGTTTCAGCACAGAGAAGCCCTCAGGTCTCTGACAGACCTCAACCAAGACCCCAGCAGAGTATTATCTGCTAAAAATGGCAGCAGCAGTGATGGAATTGCTCACACAGAAGGCATCCTCAACCGAAATCACAGAGATGCCAGCTCACTGACAAACCTCAAAAGGGCAAACGCTGATGTAGAAATCATCACTCCACGGAGTCCCATGGGGAAGGAGAACATGGTTACCTTTAGCAATACCCTACCTAGAGCCAACACCCCATCCGTAGAAGACCCTGTCAGACGAAATGCCACCATTCATGCCTCTATGGATTCTGCTCGATCAAAGCAGCTTCTCACCCAGTGGAAGAATAAGAATGAAAGCCGCAAGTTGTCCCTGCAAGTTATAGAGACTGAGCCTGGACAGTCACCACCCAGATCCATAGAAATGAGGTCAAGCTCAGAGCCCTCCAGAGTAGGGGTGAATGGAGACCACCATCCTCCCAGCAATCAGTACCTCAAGATCCAGCCTGGCACTGTCCCCGGATGTAACAATAGCATGCCTGGAGGACCAAGAGTGTCCATCCAGTCCCGCCCTGGGTCCTCGCAGTTAGTGCACATCCCCGAGGAGACGCAGGAAAACATAAGCACCTCTCCCAAAAGCAGCTCTGCTCGGGCCAAGTGGTTGAAAGCTGCAGAGAAGACCGTGGCCTGTAATAGAAGCAACAGCCAGCCCCGAATAATGCAAGTAATAGCAATGTCCAAGCAGCAGGGTGTCCTGCAAAGCAGCCCCAAGAACACCGAAGGCAGCACTGTCTCCTGCACTGGCTCCATCCGCTACAAAACCTTGACAGACCACGAACCCAGTGGGATCGTAAGAGTTGAGGCTCACCCGGAGAACAACAGGCCCATCATACAGATCCCATCTACCGAAGGCGAAGGTAGTGGCTCCTGGAAATGGAAAGCCCCTGAAAAGGGCAGCCTTCGCCAAACTTACGAGCTCAACGATCTCAACAGGGACTCAGAAAGCTGTGAGTCCCTGAAAGACAGTTTTGGCTCTGGAGATCGCAAGAGAAGCAACATAGATAACAATGAGCATCACCACCATGGAATCACCACTATCCGTGTCACCCCAGTAGAGGGCAGTGAAATTGGTTCAGAGACGctgtctgtttcttcttcccGCGACTCTACCCTGCGGAGAAAGGGCAACATCATCTTAATCCCTGAAAGAAGTAACAGCCCGGAAAACACGAGAAATATCTTCTACAAGGGAACCTCCCCAACACGGGCTTATAAGGATTGA